In Streptomyces sp. SN-593, a single genomic region encodes these proteins:
- a CDS encoding amidohydrolase family protein, with protein sequence MIIDSQVHVWRPDAPAHPWPPGARDLPFVHRLDDPLGTGELVGAMDGAGVDMAVLVPPSFAGDSNELVRDAVAGLPDRFLAFGRLPLHRPIGVRELAARRRDFRLTGFRLAFNQDHLRRVLAEGGAGWLWQVCERLDIPVMVLAAGMEDALEEVARAHPGLRITLDHLNLGTRRPTVGRLLPDIARLAGLAACPNVSVKASALPNYLPPGTDPGELAPAVLAALELFGADRVFWGSDLSRLCCPYAEWLDLFRTGLPGLSPAERASLLGDGIARWLGLGEPAAARTGAGPRDTPRETAAEAGGHA encoded by the coding sequence ATGATCATCGACTCCCAGGTCCACGTCTGGCGGCCGGACGCCCCGGCGCACCCCTGGCCGCCGGGCGCCCGGGACCTGCCGTTCGTCCACCGCCTGGACGACCCCCTCGGGACCGGGGAACTGGTGGGGGCCATGGACGGCGCGGGCGTGGACATGGCGGTCCTCGTGCCGCCCTCCTTCGCCGGGGACAGCAACGAACTCGTCCGCGACGCGGTGGCCGGGCTCCCGGACCGGTTCCTGGCGTTCGGCCGCCTCCCGCTCCACCGGCCGATCGGGGTCCGGGAACTGGCGGCGCGGCGGCGGGACTTCCGCCTGACCGGGTTCCGGCTGGCGTTCAACCAGGACCACCTGCGGCGGGTGCTCGCCGAGGGCGGCGCCGGATGGCTGTGGCAGGTGTGCGAGCGGCTGGACATCCCCGTCATGGTGCTGGCCGCCGGTATGGAGGACGCGCTGGAGGAGGTGGCCCGCGCCCACCCCGGTCTGCGCATCACCCTCGACCACCTCAACCTCGGCACGCGGCGGCCGACGGTGGGGCGGCTCCTGCCGGACATCGCCCGGCTCGCCGGTCTGGCGGCGTGCCCCAACGTCAGCGTGAAGGCGTCGGCGCTGCCGAACTACCTGCCGCCGGGCACGGACCCGGGGGAGCTGGCGCCGGCCGTGCTGGCGGCGCTGGAACTGTTCGGCGCCGACCGGGTGTTCTGGGGCAGCGACCTGTCCCGGCTGTGCTGCCCCTACGCGGAGTGGCTGGACCTCTTCCGCACGGGCCTGCCCGGGCTGTCGCCGGCCGAGCGCGCCTCGCTGCTCGGCGACGGCATCGCGCGCTGGCTCGGGCTGGGGGAACCGGCGGCCGCCAGGACGGGGGCCGGCCCGCGGGACACCCCGCGCGAGACGGCCGCCGAAGCGGGAGGGCACGCGTGA
- a CDS encoding TIGR03842 family LLM class F420-dependent oxidoreductase produces MDFGLVLQTDPPASRVVALMRRAERNGFTHGWTFDSAVLWQEPFVILSQVLAATEHLKVGTMVTNPGTRTWEVTASSFATLNDMYGNRTVCGIGRGDSAMRVAGRKPNTLARISAAMRVIRALGRGEEADLGGGTAVRFPWISEGAELPVWMAAYGPKALRMAGEEADGFILQLADLYLTASMVKAVRGAAEAAGRDPASVTVCVAAPAYVTEDDSPAALAHARDQCRWFGGMVGNHVADLVARYGAHSSDVPDELTDYIKAREGYDYSHHGRTGNPDTAFVPDEIVDRFCVIGPVEAHVEKLSALRAAGVDQFAVYDMHDAQESVIDAYGSRVIPALNA; encoded by the coding sequence TTGGACTTCGGACTCGTCCTTCAGACCGACCCGCCGGCCTCCCGGGTGGTCGCCCTGATGCGGCGCGCGGAGCGCAACGGCTTCACCCACGGCTGGACCTTCGACTCGGCCGTGCTGTGGCAGGAGCCGTTCGTCATCCTCAGCCAGGTGCTCGCGGCGACGGAGCACCTGAAGGTCGGCACGATGGTCACCAACCCCGGCACCCGCACCTGGGAGGTGACCGCGTCCTCCTTCGCCACCCTGAACGACATGTACGGCAACCGCACGGTCTGCGGTATCGGCCGCGGCGACTCGGCGATGCGGGTCGCCGGCCGCAAGCCGAACACCCTGGCCCGGATCAGCGCCGCGATGAGGGTGATCCGGGCGCTGGGCCGGGGGGAGGAGGCCGACCTCGGCGGCGGGACGGCGGTCCGGTTCCCCTGGATCTCCGAGGGCGCGGAACTCCCCGTGTGGATGGCCGCGTACGGGCCGAAGGCGTTGAGGATGGCGGGGGAGGAGGCCGACGGCTTCATCCTCCAACTCGCCGACCTCTACCTCACCGCCTCCATGGTGAAGGCGGTGCGGGGGGCCGCGGAGGCGGCGGGCCGCGACCCCGCCTCGGTCACCGTCTGCGTGGCCGCGCCGGCGTACGTCACCGAGGACGACTCTCCGGCCGCCCTCGCCCACGCCCGGGACCAGTGCCGCTGGTTCGGCGGGATGGTCGGCAACCACGTCGCCGACCTGGTCGCCCGCTACGGCGCCCACTCGTCGGACGTCCCCGACGAGCTGACCGACTACATCAAGGCGCGTGAGGGCTACGACTACTCCCACCACGGCCGCACGGGCAACCCCGACACCGCGTTCGTGCCGGACGAGATCGTGGACCGCTTCTGCGTGATCGGCCCGGTCGAGGCACACGTCGAGAAGCTGTCGGCGCTCCGGGCCGCGGGCGTCGACCAGTTCGCCGTCTACGACATGCACGACGCCCAGGAGAGCGTCATCGACGCGTACGGCAGCCGCGTCATCCCGGCCCTCAACGCCTGA
- a CDS encoding aspartate aminotransferase family protein: protein MATATGSAHAALHARHQAVLPDWLATYYARPIELTHGAGRYVWDAEGNRYLDFFGGILTTMTAHALPEVTAAVTEQAGRILHTSTLYLSRQAVELAERIAQLSGIPDARVFFTTSGTEANDTALLLATTYRRSNQVLALRNSYHGRSFTSIGITGNSAWSPTSLSPLQTLYVHGGVRTRGPYAHLTDAEFTDACVADLEDLLGQANGTVAALIAEPVQGVGGFTSGPDGLLAAFKRVLDRHGILWITDEVQTGWGRTGDHFWGWQAHDQAGPPDILTFAKGIGNGLSMGGVVARAEVMNCLGANSISTFGGSPITTAGALANLTYLLDHDLQGNARRVGGLLRARLDAVAARSGIVREVRGRGLMLGVELVEPGTDTPSPAAAALVLEAARERGLLIGKGGRDGNALRIAPPLSLTVTEAEEGAAALGEALAAAQAELGKPAEGGTR from the coding sequence ATGGCAACCGCGACCGGCAGCGCGCACGCCGCGCTGCACGCCCGCCACCAGGCGGTGCTGCCCGACTGGCTGGCCACCTACTACGCCCGGCCGATCGAGCTGACCCACGGCGCCGGCCGCTACGTGTGGGACGCCGAGGGCAACCGCTACCTGGACTTCTTCGGCGGCATCCTCACCACGATGACCGCCCACGCGCTGCCCGAGGTGACCGCCGCGGTCACCGAGCAGGCCGGCAGGATCCTGCACACCTCGACGCTCTACCTCAGCCGGCAGGCGGTCGAACTCGCCGAGCGGATCGCCCAGTTGTCCGGCATCCCGGACGCACGGGTGTTCTTCACCACCTCGGGCACCGAGGCCAACGACACCGCGCTGCTGCTGGCCACCACGTACCGCCGCTCCAACCAGGTGCTGGCGCTGCGCAACAGCTACCACGGCCGGTCCTTCACCTCCATCGGCATCACCGGCAACTCCGCCTGGTCCCCGACCAGTCTCTCCCCGCTCCAGACGCTCTACGTGCACGGCGGGGTCCGCACCCGCGGGCCCTACGCGCACCTGACGGACGCCGAGTTCACCGACGCCTGCGTGGCGGACCTGGAGGACCTGCTCGGGCAGGCGAACGGCACCGTCGCGGCGCTGATCGCCGAACCGGTGCAGGGCGTGGGCGGGTTCACCTCCGGCCCGGACGGGCTGCTCGCCGCGTTCAAGCGGGTGCTGGACCGGCACGGCATCCTGTGGATCACCGACGAGGTGCAGACCGGGTGGGGCCGCACCGGCGACCACTTCTGGGGCTGGCAGGCCCACGACCAGGCCGGCCCGCCGGACATCCTCACCTTCGCCAAGGGCATCGGGAACGGCCTGTCCATGGGCGGCGTGGTGGCGCGCGCGGAGGTGATGAACTGCCTGGGCGCGAACTCCATCTCCACCTTCGGCGGCAGCCCGATCACCACCGCGGGCGCCCTGGCCAACCTCACCTACCTGCTCGACCACGACCTCCAGGGCAACGCCCGCCGGGTCGGCGGCCTGCTGCGCGCCCGGCTGGACGCGGTCGCCGCGCGCAGCGGCATCGTCCGCGAGGTGCGCGGCCGCGGCCTGATGCTCGGGGTCGAACTCGTCGAGCCCGGCACCGACACCCCGTCGCCGGCCGCCGCCGCCCTCGTCCTGGAGGCCGCCCGCGAGCGCGGCCTGCTGATCGGCAAGGGCGGCCGGGACGGCAACGCGCTGCGCATCGCCCCGCCGCTGAGCCTGACCGTGACCGAGGCGGAGGAGGGCGCCGCCGCACTGGGCGAGGCGCTGGCCGCCGCGCAGGCCGAGCTCGGGAAGCCGGCCGAGGGGGGCACGCGATGA
- the hydA gene encoding dihydropyrimidinase, whose amino-acid sequence MTRTLITGGLVVTAAEETHADVLVEDGRVAALATPGSQQWTADRVIDASRKYVVPGGVDAHTHMEMPFGGTFSSDTFETGTRAAAWGGTTTIIDFAIQSKGGSLRAGLDAWHEKADGRCAIDYGFHMIASDVNESTLKEMDALVEEGVTSFKLFMAYPGVFYSDDGQILRAMQRAGQNGGLIMVHAENGIAIDVLVEQAVARGHTDPRVHGEVRKALLEAEATYRAIKLAQVAGAPLYVVHVSAAEAVAELTRARDEGLNVFGETCPQYLFLSTDNLAEPDFEGAKYVCSTPLRPREHQAALWRGLRSNDLQVVSTDHCPFCFTGQKELGRGDFSKIPNGLPGVENRMDLLHQAVVDGHISRRRWIEIACATPARMFGLYPQKGTIAPGSDADIVIYDPRAEQVISAETHHMNVDYSAYEGRRLTGRVETVLSRGEPVISQRTYTGRAGHGAYTPRSTCQYLN is encoded by the coding sequence ATGACCCGCACGCTCATCACCGGCGGCCTGGTCGTCACCGCAGCCGAGGAGACGCACGCCGACGTGCTGGTCGAGGACGGCCGGGTGGCCGCCCTGGCGACCCCGGGCAGCCAGCAGTGGACGGCGGACCGGGTGATCGACGCGTCGCGGAAGTACGTCGTCCCCGGCGGCGTGGACGCGCACACGCACATGGAGATGCCGTTCGGCGGCACCTTCTCCTCCGACACCTTCGAGACCGGCACCCGCGCGGCCGCCTGGGGCGGCACGACCACGATCATCGACTTCGCCATCCAGTCGAAGGGCGGTTCGCTGCGGGCGGGACTGGACGCCTGGCACGAGAAGGCGGACGGGCGCTGCGCGATCGACTACGGCTTCCACATGATCGCCTCCGACGTGAACGAGTCGACCCTGAAGGAGATGGACGCCCTCGTGGAGGAGGGCGTGACCTCGTTCAAGCTGTTCATGGCGTACCCGGGGGTCTTCTACTCCGACGACGGGCAGATCCTGCGGGCGATGCAGCGGGCCGGACAGAACGGCGGCCTGATCATGGTGCACGCCGAGAACGGCATCGCCATCGACGTCCTCGTGGAGCAGGCGGTGGCCCGCGGGCACACCGATCCGCGCGTCCACGGCGAGGTGCGGAAGGCGCTGCTGGAGGCGGAGGCCACCTACCGCGCGATCAAGCTGGCCCAGGTGGCCGGCGCGCCGCTGTACGTGGTCCACGTGTCGGCGGCCGAGGCGGTGGCGGAACTGACCCGCGCGCGGGACGAGGGCCTCAACGTCTTCGGTGAGACCTGCCCCCAGTACCTGTTCCTGTCCACGGACAACCTCGCCGAGCCGGACTTCGAGGGCGCGAAGTACGTGTGCTCGACACCGCTGCGGCCGCGCGAGCACCAGGCGGCGCTGTGGCGGGGACTGCGGTCGAACGACCTCCAGGTGGTCTCCACGGACCACTGCCCGTTCTGCTTCACCGGCCAGAAGGAACTGGGCCGCGGCGACTTCTCCAAGATCCCCAACGGCCTGCCGGGTGTCGAGAACCGGATGGACCTGCTGCACCAGGCGGTCGTGGACGGGCACATCAGCCGCCGCCGCTGGATCGAGATCGCCTGCGCCACACCGGCCAGGATGTTCGGCCTCTACCCGCAGAAGGGCACGATCGCACCGGGCTCGGACGCGGACATCGTGATCTACGACCCGCGGGCCGAACAGGTGATCTCGGCCGAGACCCACCACATGAACGTCGACTACTCCGCCTACGAGGGCAGGCGGCTGACCGGCCGGGTGGAGACCGTGCTCTCGCGCGGCGAGCCCGTCATCTCGCAGCGTACGTACACCGGGCGGGCCGGCCACGGCGCCTACACGCCGCGGTCCACCTGCCAGTACCTGAACTAG
- a CDS encoding nitrilase-related carbon-nitrogen hydrolase — translation MSNVVRAALVQATWTGDTESMIAKHEEHARAAAAQGAKVIGFQEVFNAPYFCQVQEAEHYRWAEPVPDGPTVRRMRELARETGMVMVVPVFEVEQSGFYYNTAAVIDADGTYLGKYRKHHIPQVKGFWEKYYFKPGNLGWPVFDTAVGRIGVYICYDRHFPEGWRALGLAGAQLVYNPSATSRGLSAYLWQLEQPAAAVANAYFVAAINRVGTEPYGDNDFYGTSYFVDPRGQLVDGAASDTAEELLVRDLDLDLIDEVRQTWAFYRDRRPDAYGDLTEA, via the coding sequence ATGAGCAACGTCGTCAGGGCCGCGCTGGTGCAGGCCACCTGGACCGGGGACACCGAGTCCATGATCGCCAAGCACGAGGAGCACGCGCGGGCCGCGGCCGCACAGGGCGCGAAGGTGATCGGCTTCCAGGAGGTGTTCAACGCCCCCTACTTCTGCCAGGTGCAGGAGGCCGAGCACTACCGGTGGGCCGAACCGGTGCCGGACGGCCCGACGGTGCGCCGGATGCGGGAGCTGGCCCGGGAGACCGGGATGGTCATGGTCGTGCCGGTCTTCGAGGTCGAGCAGTCCGGCTTCTACTACAACACCGCCGCGGTGATCGACGCCGACGGCACCTACCTCGGCAAGTACCGCAAGCACCACATCCCGCAGGTCAAGGGCTTCTGGGAGAAGTACTACTTCAAACCCGGCAACCTCGGCTGGCCGGTCTTCGACACCGCGGTCGGCCGGATCGGCGTGTACATCTGCTACGACCGCCACTTCCCCGAGGGCTGGCGCGCCCTCGGCCTGGCCGGGGCCCAGCTCGTCTACAACCCGTCGGCCACCAGCCGCGGCCTGTCGGCGTACCTGTGGCAGTTGGAGCAGCCGGCCGCCGCCGTCGCCAACGCGTACTTCGTCGCGGCGATCAACCGCGTCGGCACCGAGCCGTACGGCGACAACGACTTCTACGGCACCAGCTACTTCGTGGACCCGCGCGGACAGCTCGTGGACGGCGCCGCCTCCGACACCGCGGAGGAACTGCTCGTCCGCGACCTCGACCTCGACCTGATCGACGAGGTCCGCCAGACCTGGGCGTTCTACCGCGACCGCAGGCCCGACGCCTACGGCGACCTGACGGAGGCGTGA
- a CDS encoding MFS transporter — MSRATNGPARGRWEPGTPGAERPPEAADPQAARPAEGAAPGFGPRLVVPLMLGAVLNPINSTMIATALVAIGGSFHAGAADTAWLVSSLYLASAVAQPTMGRLADRLGPRRVFLTGLLVVAAAGVVGTAAPSLAWLIVSRVMLGIGTSAAYPAAMALLRAHSQRIGVPTPRPVLGLLSLAGLSSAAVGPVLGGVLAATLGWRAVFAVNLPLALAGFVLAALWLPRTSPAPVAAPPAAPAPATPGSGAPGSGSGRPGSIDPVGIALFAALLTTLMLFLMRLSAPPWPLLPVAAVLAGVLARWELRRSAPFLDLRMLARNRPLSLTYLRHGMTYLVVYCVMYGYAQWLEDAHGYSSATAGLLMLPMSVAAMATSLLGARTKGIRGPLTASAVLLTGGGGLLLAAGHTTPAFALCAAGALFGLPQGLTATGNQAAVYAQAPPGETGSAAGLQRTSQYLGAITAASLIGLFYGRRATDAGLHEMALTSAVLGVVVLLLTVADRSLRRPER, encoded by the coding sequence GTGAGCCGGGCGACGAACGGCCCCGCGCGCGGGCGCTGGGAGCCGGGGACACCCGGCGCCGAGCGGCCGCCGGAAGCCGCGGACCCCCAGGCCGCGCGGCCCGCCGAGGGCGCCGCCCCCGGCTTCGGACCCCGCCTGGTGGTGCCGCTGATGCTCGGCGCCGTCCTCAACCCGATCAACTCCACGATGATCGCCACCGCGCTGGTCGCGATCGGCGGCAGCTTCCACGCGGGCGCCGCGGACACGGCCTGGCTGGTGTCGAGCCTCTACCTGGCCAGCGCGGTGGCGCAGCCGACGATGGGACGGCTCGCGGACCGGCTCGGCCCGCGCCGGGTGTTCCTGACCGGGCTGCTCGTGGTGGCCGCGGCGGGAGTGGTGGGCACCGCGGCTCCCTCCCTGGCGTGGCTGATCGTCTCCCGCGTGATGCTCGGCATCGGCACGTCGGCGGCGTACCCGGCGGCGATGGCGCTGCTGCGGGCCCACTCGCAGCGGATCGGCGTCCCGACGCCGCGCCCGGTGCTGGGGCTGCTGTCCCTGGCGGGCCTGTCGAGCGCGGCGGTCGGCCCGGTGCTGGGCGGCGTGCTCGCCGCGACGCTGGGTTGGCGCGCCGTCTTCGCGGTGAACCTTCCGCTCGCGCTGGCCGGGTTCGTGCTGGCGGCGCTCTGGCTGCCGCGCACGTCCCCGGCGCCGGTCGCCGCCCCGCCCGCGGCGCCGGCCCCGGCCACGCCCGGCTCGGGTGCCCCAGGAAGCGGAAGCGGACGTCCGGGCAGCATCGACCCCGTCGGGATCGCCCTGTTCGCGGCGCTCCTCACCACCCTGATGCTCTTCCTGATGCGGCTGTCGGCACCGCCGTGGCCGCTGCTGCCGGTGGCCGCCGTGCTGGCCGGTGTGCTCGCCCGGTGGGAGCTGCGCCGCAGCGCGCCGTTCCTCGACCTGCGCATGCTGGCCCGCAACCGCCCGCTGTCGCTGACGTACCTGCGGCACGGCATGACGTACCTGGTCGTGTACTGCGTGATGTACGGCTACGCGCAGTGGCTGGAGGACGCGCACGGCTACTCCTCGGCGACGGCCGGGCTGCTGATGCTGCCGATGTCGGTGGCGGCGATGGCCACGTCGCTGCTGGGCGCGCGGACGAAGGGGATCAGGGGGCCGCTGACCGCCTCCGCGGTGCTGCTGACCGGCGGCGGCGGGCTGCTGCTGGCCGCAGGGCACACCACCCCCGCGTTCGCGCTGTGCGCGGCGGGCGCGCTGTTCGGCCTGCCGCAGGGCCTGACCGCCACCGGCAACCAGGCGGCGGTCTACGCCCAGGCGCCTCCCGGCGAGACCGGCAGCGCGGCCGGGTTGCAGCGCACCTCGCAGTACCTCGGCGCGATCACCGCGGCGAGCCTGATCGGCCTGTTCTACGGCCGGCGGGCCACCGACGCGGGCCTGCACGAGATGGCGCTGACCTCGGCGGTGCTCGGGGTCGTCGTCCTGCTGCTCACCGTGGCCGACCGGTCGCTGCGCCGGCCGGAGCGGTGA
- a CDS encoding RraA family protein, giving the protein MNVGFRVHQDVLRPDRALLEGFAGAAVGNLSDAMHGLYTMDSGIRPVVTPAARVTGPAVTVAVSPGDGLMLREAIGLARPGDVLVVNAFGATDRAVLGGTVLLAARDRGVAGLVVDGAVRDLDEIASLSLPVAARAVTPRSGTSTAGWGEVNVPVACGGVVVQPGDVVAADGDGIVVVPADQAAAVLAAHREVEAAKGRPSDLASGGEARRSRADVVFHRTRAAMAERGATVVPAAYHRWPVPPGPTAASRPDRA; this is encoded by the coding sequence GTGAACGTCGGCTTCCGCGTCCACCAGGACGTCCTGCGCCCGGACCGGGCCCTGCTGGAGGGCTTCGCCGGCGCCGCAGTGGGCAACCTCTCCGACGCCATGCACGGCCTGTACACCATGGACAGCGGGATCCGCCCGGTCGTGACGCCCGCCGCCAGGGTCACCGGGCCCGCCGTGACCGTGGCCGTCTCGCCCGGCGACGGGCTGATGCTGCGGGAGGCGATCGGCCTGGCCCGTCCCGGTGACGTGCTGGTGGTCAACGCCTTCGGGGCCACGGACCGCGCGGTGCTCGGCGGCACCGTCCTGCTGGCCGCCCGTGACCGGGGCGTGGCGGGCCTCGTGGTCGACGGCGCGGTACGGGACCTCGACGAGATCGCGTCCCTCAGCCTGCCGGTCGCGGCCCGCGCGGTCACCCCCCGCAGCGGGACCTCCACGGCCGGCTGGGGCGAGGTCAACGTCCCGGTCGCCTGCGGCGGGGTGGTGGTGCAGCCGGGCGACGTCGTCGCGGCGGACGGCGACGGCATCGTGGTGGTGCCCGCCGACCAGGCCGCGGCGGTGCTGGCCGCCCACCGTGAGGTCGAGGCGGCGAAGGGACGGCCGTCGGACCTCGCGTCCGGCGGGGAGGCGCGGCGGTCGCGCGCCGACGTGGTGTTCCACCGGACCCGCGCGGCCATGGCCGAACGCGGGGCCACCGTGGTGCCGGCGGCCTACCACCGGTGGCCGGTCCCCCCGGGGCCGACCGCCGCAAGTCGGCCGGATCGCGCGTAG
- a CDS encoding GntR family transcriptional regulator, giving the protein MSPRESTSVTPDPVLFPGAPARPDSLTDFVFELVRDAIINKSLAPGSVMTASDLATRLNVSKTPVRESMIRLKEAGLLVPDGRQLRVITPSRQLIHEAYEFRLYMEPHCARLAAQRAGATVRDQVAASAQRAVAGADSSDEYYAAGRDFHLRIAQATDNALLRKAVEQAHVFTLTLSRRDLPAPPDQAGRADDHVAVAKAIRAGEGDLAADLMRRHITVLMESALARFGEE; this is encoded by the coding sequence ATGAGCCCTCGCGAATCCACCTCGGTGACTCCGGACCCCGTGCTGTTCCCCGGTGCTCCGGCGCGCCCCGACAGCCTCACCGACTTCGTCTTCGAACTGGTCCGTGACGCGATCATCAACAAGTCGCTCGCCCCGGGCAGCGTGATGACCGCGAGCGACCTGGCGACCCGGCTCAACGTGAGCAAGACGCCGGTGCGGGAGTCGATGATCCGGCTGAAGGAGGCCGGCCTGCTGGTGCCGGACGGCAGACAGTTGCGGGTCATCACGCCCTCCCGCCAACTGATCCACGAGGCGTACGAGTTCCGCCTGTACATGGAGCCGCACTGCGCCCGGCTCGCCGCGCAGCGGGCCGGCGCGACGGTCAGGGACCAGGTGGCCGCCAGCGCGCAGCGGGCGGTGGCGGGCGCCGACAGCAGCGACGAGTACTACGCGGCCGGCCGGGACTTCCACCTGCGCATCGCCCAGGCGACGGACAACGCCCTGCTCCGCAAGGCCGTCGAGCAGGCGCACGTCTTCACGCTGACCCTCTCCCGGCGCGACCTGCCCGCACCCCCCGACCAGGCGGGGCGGGCCGACGACCACGTCGCCGTCGCCAAGGCGATCCGGGCGGGCGAGGGCGACCTGGCCGCCGACCTGATGCGTCGCCACATCACCGTCCTGATGGAGTCGGCGCTGGCCCGCTTCGGCGAGGAGTGA
- a CDS encoding alpha-hydroxy acid oxidase: MTVFKYQLTAGREPINIDDYRRQARRSLPDMVWSFFDYGAEDNVTLAHNREAFARYALRQRVLVGNEPVDLGTTVAGDRLDLPVLLAPTGLSGLVHWSGERAACVAAEKAGTLAVLSTASSYSYEEVAEATERDHFFQLYPYHDSSSSTGSMQNNVVASLMDRAQEAGFRAMFVTADVPMSGNKEAERRRGLGKPPVMTPRRAMSGALHPRWAYGFVRHQRISMRNLVDTGGSRAAMSSLVKQERMMRRELSWDDLAWMRKRWDGPLYVKGVLDPQDAARAVDVGADGLVVSNHGGRQLDGAPASLDALPAIVERVGTGAEVLFDGGIRRGTDVIKALALGARAVLIGRPYLYGLAVDGENGVRRVLEILGEEMSRAMTLMGVKSLADLDPSCVFPVGAPVVDQDR; this comes from the coding sequence ATGACCGTGTTCAAGTACCAGCTCACCGCCGGCCGTGAGCCGATCAACATCGACGACTACCGGCGGCAGGCCCGCCGCAGCCTGCCCGACATGGTGTGGTCCTTCTTCGACTACGGAGCGGAGGACAACGTCACCCTGGCCCACAACCGCGAGGCGTTCGCCCGGTACGCGCTGCGCCAGCGCGTCCTGGTGGGCAACGAGCCCGTGGACCTCGGCACCACCGTCGCCGGCGACCGCCTGGACCTGCCGGTGCTGCTGGCGCCGACCGGGCTGTCCGGGCTGGTGCACTGGTCGGGCGAGCGCGCGGCGTGCGTCGCCGCCGAGAAGGCCGGCACCCTGGCCGTGCTCAGCACCGCCAGCTCGTACTCGTACGAGGAGGTCGCCGAGGCCACCGAGCGGGACCACTTCTTCCAGCTCTACCCGTACCACGACAGCTCGTCCTCGACCGGATCGATGCAGAACAACGTCGTGGCCTCGCTGATGGACCGGGCCCAGGAGGCCGGTTTCCGGGCGATGTTCGTCACGGCCGACGTGCCGATGTCGGGCAACAAGGAGGCCGAGCGCCGCCGCGGGCTCGGCAAGCCCCCGGTCATGACCCCGCGCCGCGCGATGAGCGGCGCGCTGCACCCGCGGTGGGCGTACGGCTTCGTGCGCCACCAGCGGATCTCCATGCGCAACCTGGTCGACACCGGCGGCAGCAGGGCGGCGATGTCCTCGCTGGTCAAGCAGGAGAGGATGATGCGCCGCGAGCTGTCCTGGGACGACCTCGCCTGGATGCGCAAGCGCTGGGACGGCCCGCTGTACGTCAAGGGCGTGCTCGACCCGCAGGACGCGGCGCGGGCCGTCGACGTGGGCGCGGACGGCCTGGTCGTCTCCAACCACGGCGGGCGCCAGCTCGACGGGGCCCCGGCGAGCCTGGACGCGCTCCCGGCGATCGTGGAGCGTGTCGGCACCGGCGCCGAGGTGCTGTTCGACGGCGGGATCCGGCGCGGCACCGACGTGATCAAGGCCCTGGCGCTCGGCGCGCGGGCCGTCCTGATCGGCCGGCCCTACCTGTACGGCCTGGCCGTCGACGGGGAGAACGGCGTGCGACGGGTGCTGGAGATCCTGGGCGAGGAGATGTCCCGGGCCATGACGCTGATGGGCGTGAAGAGCCTCGCGGACCTGGACCCGTCGTGCGTGTTCCCGGTCGGCGCGCCCGTCGTGGACCAGGACCGTTGA
- a CDS encoding MarR family winged helix-turn-helix transcriptional regulator yields MSQAERLRTADELTTLVAQLSRRMRIASSGAEITPSQQSVISRLDREGPATTAALARGELVRPQSMRMTLAALEERGLVARAPHPTDGRQVVFSLTDEGAHLLRTGRRARRGWLAEVMEARLSPAEQRAMTDLVPLLRRLVES; encoded by the coding sequence ATGTCACAGGCCGAACGACTCCGGACCGCCGACGAGCTGACCACGCTCGTCGCGCAGTTGTCGCGCCGGATGCGGATCGCGTCGAGCGGGGCGGAGATCACCCCCTCCCAGCAGTCGGTGATCAGCCGGCTCGACCGCGAGGGCCCGGCCACCACCGCGGCACTGGCGCGGGGCGAGCTGGTCAGGCCGCAGTCCATGCGGATGACGCTCGCCGCACTGGAGGAGCGCGGGCTGGTCGCGCGCGCGCCGCACCCGACCGACGGCCGCCAGGTCGTCTTCTCCCTCACCGACGAGGGCGCGCACCTGCTGCGCACCGGCCGCCGGGCGCGCCGAGGATGGCTCGCCGAGGTGATGGAGGCGCGGCTCAGCCCGGCCGAGCAGCGCGCGATGACGGACCTGGTACCGCTGCTGCGACGCCTGGTCGAGTCGTGA